In Microcoleus sp. FACHB-68, the following are encoded in one genomic region:
- a CDS encoding sialate O-acetylesterase — MKKFFIFTAKFLILLTAGLCLSFLLQRYEPEPKVALTMSSNIPQISAPIESVIPPEFQGKLSLFILAGQSNMSGRGALLPATLSENSRIFLFGNDYEWHLAAEPIDNARGQVDRVSQDLDAGFSPGMSFATTLLKHNPNLMIGLIPCAKGGSGIAEWERNLSNKTLYGSCLKRSIAASSKGEIAGMLFFQGEADALKPKPVAKRPLFPYQWANKFSAFVNNFRQDLGLPNLPVVFAQIGSNKAPGLFVNWKPVQQQQKSVKLPSAAMIVTADLPLNDSVHYTTKSYEIIGQRFADAFWQLTKNDRFNQPLSAPQAIKL; from the coding sequence ATGAAAAAGTTCTTTATTTTCACTGCCAAATTCTTGATTCTCTTGACTGCCGGCTTATGTCTCAGTTTTTTGTTACAAAGATATGAGCCAGAGCCAAAAGTAGCGCTAACAATGAGTAGCAATATCCCCCAAATTTCAGCCCCTATTGAAAGTGTAATTCCTCCAGAATTTCAAGGCAAGCTATCTTTATTTATTTTAGCCGGCCAATCTAATATGTCAGGCAGAGGTGCGCTTTTACCTGCCACTTTATCTGAGAATTCTAGAATTTTTCTCTTTGGCAATGATTACGAATGGCATCTTGCTGCAGAACCTATTGATAATGCTAGAGGACAAGTTGATAGAGTGTCTCAGGATTTGGATGCCGGGTTTAGTCCTGGAATGTCATTTGCCACAACATTATTAAAACACAATCCCAATTTAATGATCGGTTTAATTCCCTGCGCCAAAGGAGGAAGTGGGATTGCAGAATGGGAAAGAAACCTGAGCAATAAAACTCTTTACGGTTCCTGTCTAAAACGCTCAATCGCTGCCTCTAGCAAAGGGGAAATTGCCGGAATGCTTTTCTTTCAAGGAGAAGCCGATGCACTCAAGCCCAAACCAGTTGCTAAAAGACCCCTTTTTCCCTATCAATGGGCAAATAAATTCTCTGCATTTGTCAATAATTTTCGTCAAGATTTAGGGTTGCCAAATTTGCCAGTTGTGTTTGCCCAAATTGGCAGTAATAAAGCACCCGGCTTATTTGTAAATTGGAAGCCGGTGCAACAACAGCAAAAATCGGTGAAGTTACCCTCAGCCGCCATGATTGTTACCGCCGATCTTCCTTTAAATGATTCGGTTCACTACACCACGAAAAGCTATGAAATTATCGGGCAAAGATTCGCCGATGCATTTTGGCAATTAACCAAAAATGATCGCTTCAATCAACCCCTCTCTGCTCCACAAGCGATTAAACTATGA
- a CDS encoding aldo/keto reductase yields the protein MQYRRFGRTELQMPVFSCGGMRYQYKWQDVPAAEIPSDNQQNLEATIRRALDVGITHIETARGYGTSEIQLGKILPALQRDRLIIQTKVSPSADPKEFRKTVEQSLANLRLDYIDLLGLHGINTLELLDYSNRAGGCLDVAQELQKQGKVRFIGFSTHGPTDIITKVIETNRFDYVNLHWYYINQINWSAIEAASRHDMGVFIISPSDKGGKLYNPPKKLVELCAPLSPMVFNNLFCLNHPQVHTLSLGAARPTDFDEHLKTLPLLDKAAEILPPILDRLEKAAIACFGEDWVHSWHIGLPAPEETPAGMNIPVILWLRNLALAYDMIDYAKMRYNLLGNADHWFPGNKADRVQQLDLRQCLSSSPHADKIPELLADAHRLLGGETVGRLSQQ from the coding sequence ATGCAATACCGACGATTTGGACGCACAGAATTGCAGATGCCGGTGTTTTCCTGCGGGGGAATGAGATATCAGTATAAGTGGCAGGATGTGCCGGCAGCAGAGATTCCATCTGACAATCAGCAAAATTTAGAAGCCACGATTCGCCGTGCGTTAGATGTGGGAATAACTCACATTGAAACAGCGCGAGGTTATGGCACTTCTGAGATCCAATTGGGAAAAATTTTGCCGGCACTACAGCGTGACCGCTTAATTATCCAGACAAAAGTTTCCCCATCTGCTGATCCAAAGGAATTTCGGAAAACGGTTGAGCAATCCCTAGCTAATTTGCGGCTAGATTATATTGATTTGCTGGGATTGCATGGCATCAATACTTTAGAATTGCTAGACTACAGCAATCGTGCCGGCGGCTGTTTAGATGTGGCACAGGAACTACAAAAGCAAGGCAAAGTACGGTTTATTGGCTTTTCAACTCATGGGCCAACGGATATTATTACTAAGGTAATCGAAACCAATCGATTTGATTATGTTAATCTGCACTGGTATTACATCAATCAAATAAATTGGTCGGCAATTGAAGCGGCTAGCCGGCACGATATGGGCGTGTTTATTATCAGCCCTTCAGATAAAGGGGGAAAGCTCTACAATCCGCCAAAAAAATTAGTCGAATTGTGTGCGCCTCTCAGCCCAATGGTGTTTAACAATTTGTTTTGTTTGAATCATCCCCAAGTGCATACTCTCAGTTTAGGTGCTGCACGCCCAACAGATTTTGATGAACATTTGAAAACTTTGCCACTGTTAGATAAAGCTGCTGAAATTTTACCACCAATTTTAGACCGCTTGGAAAAAGCAGCGATTGCGTGTTTTGGGGAAGATTGGGTGCACAGTTGGCATATTGGGCTGCCGGCACCTGAAGAAACGCCGGCAGGAATGAATATTCCGGTAATTTTATGGCTGAGGAATTTAGCACTCGCCTATGACATGATCGATTACGCTAAGATGCGTTACAACCTGCTCGGTAATGCTGATCATTGGTTTCCCGGAAACAAGGCAGATCGAGTGCAACAGCTAGATTTGCGCCAATGTTTGTCGAGCAGTCCCCACGCTGATAAAATTCCAGAATTATTGGCAGACGCTCATCGCCTATTGGGGGGAGAAACGGTGGGGCGATTATCTCAGCAGTAA
- the rpiA gene encoding ribose-5-phosphate isomerase RpiA, whose product MSTADAAKIMKQQVGKAAADRVQSGTIVGLGTGSTTAYALQYLGERLKSGDLKDIKGVPTSFQAEVLAKQYGIPLTTLDDVDHIDVAIDGADEVDPHKNLIKGGGAAHTREKIVDALAEQFIVVVDSTKLVDRLGSTFLLPVEVIPMAISPVMRAIEKLGGKPELRMGVKKAGPVITDQGNMVIDVKFDSIDDPAGLEKTLNNIPGVLENGLFVGVANLILVGEIKDGEPVVREIS is encoded by the coding sequence ATGAGTACAGCAGACGCCGCCAAGATCATGAAACAGCAAGTCGGCAAAGCCGCTGCAGACCGCGTGCAATCTGGCACAATTGTGGGGCTGGGCACCGGCTCAACGACGGCGTATGCCCTTCAATATCTGGGGGAACGGCTGAAATCTGGCGATTTAAAGGACATTAAGGGCGTTCCAACCTCTTTTCAAGCAGAAGTGCTGGCGAAGCAATACGGGATTCCTTTGACAACTTTAGATGATGTTGATCACATTGATGTTGCGATTGATGGGGCCGATGAAGTCGATCCGCATAAAAATTTAATTAAAGGGGGCGGTGCGGCGCATACCCGCGAGAAAATTGTAGACGCGCTGGCTGAGCAGTTTATCGTGGTGGTGGATAGCACGAAATTGGTAGATCGGCTGGGTTCAACGTTTTTGCTGCCGGTGGAAGTGATTCCAATGGCAATCTCGCCGGTGATGCGGGCAATTGAAAAGTTGGGCGGCAAACCAGAATTGCGAATGGGCGTCAAAAAAGCTGGGCCGGTGATCACGGATCAAGGCAATATGGTAATTGATGTCAAGTTTGACTCAATTGATGACCCAGCCGGCTTGGAAAAGACACTCAATAACATTCCCGGTGTGTTGGAAAATGGCTTGTTTGTGGGTGTTGCCAATTTAATTCTGGTTGGAGAAATTAAAGATGGTGAGCCGGTTGTTCGGGAGATTTCGTAA
- a CDS encoding DUF3288 family protein — MASTPANQEQLHPQARGDREIVNSLLTGEQTDYNFAELARLLIRYRGFPGAKDIQADLEKVLQKWQLTEQQLYEKTRQIHDAGEVYKGRGKKGDQDDWS; from the coding sequence ATGGCTTCAACACCCGCAAATCAAGAACAACTACACCCCCAAGCGCGAGGCGATCGCGAAATTGTTAACAGCCTTCTGACTGGAGAGCAAACTGATTACAACTTCGCTGAACTAGCGCGATTATTAATTCGATATCGGGGATTTCCCGGTGCAAAAGATATTCAGGCAGATTTGGAAAAAGTTCTTCAAAAGTGGCAGTTGACAGAACAGCAACTTTATGAAAAAACTAGGCAGATTCATGATGCCGGTGAAGTTTACAAAGGTCGGGGCAAAAAAGGAGATCAAGACGATTGGAGTTAG
- a CDS encoding MlaD family protein yields MRSRTIREGSVGLLLLLGIGGFGVLLLWLGGLTLGEKSYQFVVDFIDAGGMQAGAPVRYRGVTVGQITEINAGPKGVAVTIEIASADLVMPRDVVIETNQSSFIGETSIDITPKPPVTVGANLAKPLEPNCNPNLIICHKSRLQGAVGVSFNELIRSTVDFTNRFSNPIFLENINSVVKNTAAATQGVTQLTQELSTLSQSVRQELKTVSGTTDTFRQTANQIGSSVDRMANQVGVLTNQVGATANQFSGTANQVSASANQLNLLATNLNDLVVNNRSTLLSSLENISNASTELRGSVTSLGPLINQAQRGQFLNNLETLSANALQASVRLRSLSEGQFINNLETASANAAQASASLRELSDPTNIVLLQQTLDSARSTFQNAQKITADLDELTGDPSFRTNVKRLVNGLSGLVSSTEQLQEQAQIAQNLVPLAVAAERSVSATANMALKKQTERFSPRTARDTPAPQKQFDAWGRPSVNGSVAAEPVEREAIP; encoded by the coding sequence ATGCGTTCGCGAACAATCAGAGAAGGCTCAGTTGGTTTGTTGCTCCTGCTTGGAATAGGGGGCTTTGGTGTTCTCCTTCTCTGGTTGGGAGGGCTAACCCTGGGTGAAAAAAGTTATCAGTTTGTGGTTGATTTCATCGACGCCGGCGGAATGCAAGCCGGTGCGCCGGTTCGGTATCGCGGTGTAACGGTTGGCCAAATTACTGAGATTAACGCGGGCCCGAAAGGAGTGGCTGTCACAATTGAAATTGCCTCGGCTGATTTAGTGATGCCGCGTGATGTTGTGATTGAAACCAATCAGTCGAGTTTTATTGGTGAAACCTCTATTGATATCACTCCCAAGCCGCCGGTAACTGTTGGGGCGAATCTCGCCAAGCCTCTCGAACCCAATTGCAACCCAAACCTGATTATCTGTCACAAATCGCGCTTACAAGGTGCGGTTGGTGTCAGCTTTAATGAACTGATCCGCTCTACCGTCGATTTCACTAACCGCTTTAGCAATCCAATTTTCTTGGAAAACATTAATTCAGTGGTTAAAAATACGGCGGCTGCGACACAGGGGGTGACTCAATTAACTCAAGAACTTTCAACTTTGAGTCAATCAGTTCGGCAAGAACTCAAAACTGTATCGGGCACGACGGATACATTTCGCCAAACAGCGAATCAAATCGGATCTTCAGTGGATCGGATGGCGAATCAAGTCGGTGTTTTAACGAATCAAGTGGGTGCAACGGCTAATCAATTTAGCGGGACTGCGAATCAAGTGAGCGCCAGTGCAAATCAGCTGAACCTGCTGGCGACAAACCTTAACGATCTCGTTGTGAACAACCGCTCCACTTTACTTTCATCTTTAGAAAATATCAGCAACGCCAGTACAGAACTTCGAGGCAGTGTAACAAGCCTTGGCCCTTTGATCAATCAGGCTCAGCGGGGGCAATTTCTCAACAATTTAGAAACACTGTCGGCGAATGCGCTTCAGGCTTCGGTGAGATTGCGAAGTTTGTCTGAGGGACAATTTATTAACAATTTAGAAACTGCCTCTGCAAATGCGGCTCAGGCTTCAGCGAGTCTACGGGAGCTTTCCGATCCAACCAATATAGTTTTGCTTCAACAAACACTGGATTCGGCGCGTTCGACTTTTCAAAACGCTCAAAAAATTACGGCGGATTTAGATGAATTAACCGGCGATCCGTCTTTTCGCACGAATGTTAAAAGGCTGGTGAATGGGTTGAGTGGTTTGGTGTCTTCAACAGAGCAGTTGCAGGAGCAAGCTCAGATCGCCCAAAATTTAGTCCCCCTAGCTGTTGCAGCGGAAAGATCCGTATCGGCAACAGCAAATATGGCGTTGAAGAAGCAAACGGAAAGATTTAGCCCAAGGACTGCCAGAGACACGCCTGCGCCTCAAAAGCAGTTTGACGCCTGGGGCCGGCCTTCTGTCAATGGAAGTGTGGCAGCTGAGCCGGTGGAACGCGAAGCTATCCCCTAA
- a CDS encoding ABC transporter ATP-binding protein: MHEREPLIELKGVCKSFGNSVVLDHADLQIYRGEALVIIGPSGTGKSTILRIIAGLLAPDEGEVYIQGAKREGLIGDVEEAMRISMVFQQAALFDSLTVDENVGFLLYQRSNLPRQKIRSLVNESLETVGLSGIGDRYPAELSGGMRKRVSFARAIMGNPDNPRDTPEIVLYDEPTAGLDPIASTVIEDLIRQLQQAQGGCSTYVMVSHQDSTIRRTADRILFLYQGKVQWEGTVNDIDTTDEPLVRQFFSGSIAGPIQLIG; encoded by the coding sequence ATGCATGAGCGTGAGCCGTTGATCGAACTCAAGGGCGTTTGTAAGTCATTTGGCAACAGTGTGGTCTTAGATCACGCAGACCTACAGATTTATCGAGGAGAAGCACTGGTTATCATTGGGCCATCCGGTACGGGTAAATCAACAATCCTGCGAATTATAGCTGGGTTGCTGGCTCCTGATGAGGGTGAGGTCTATATTCAAGGAGCGAAACGAGAGGGATTAATCGGGGATGTTGAGGAAGCCATGCGGATTAGTATGGTCTTTCAGCAGGCAGCTTTATTTGACTCGCTAACCGTGGACGAAAACGTGGGATTTCTGCTGTACCAGCGCTCAAATCTGCCGCGCCAGAAAATACGCTCACTGGTGAATGAAAGTTTGGAGACGGTTGGGTTGTCTGGCATTGGGGATCGCTATCCGGCTGAACTCTCAGGAGGTATGAGAAAGCGAGTGAGTTTTGCCCGTGCGATTATGGGCAACCCAGATAATCCGCGAGATACCCCGGAAATTGTACTCTACGACGAACCCACTGCCGGTTTAGACCCCATCGCCTCGACAGTCATTGAAGATTTAATCCGCCAGCTACAGCAAGCTCAGGGGGGCTGTAGCACGTATGTCATGGTTTCTCACCAAGACAGCACAATCCGCCGCACCGCTGATCGGATATTATTTCTCTACCAAGGCAAGGTGCAGTGGGAGGGCACGGTGAATGACATCGACACCACGGATGAACCTTTGGTTCGACAGTTTTTTAGTGGCAGTATTGCCGGTCCCATCCAACTGATTGGTTAG
- a CDS encoding gluconeogenesis factor YvcK family protein, producing the protein MSIGLFKQALHALNLESRGRTQTRVGQWFKWLSPGLFVKRWLLLSAGGVLLTSLGLAIWIKLTPIFYLIQLTQSVLEYLAAIVPNYISGPLVLGCGLLLIFWGQTRTVGSITKALMPAGDEELVDLLLTHRKLHRGPKIVAIGGGTGLSSLLRGLKKYSANITAVVTVADDGGSSGRLRREIGVLPPGDIRNCLAALADEEKLLTELFQYRFRAGQGLIGHSFGNLFLTAMSDIAGDLEQAIAASSKVLAVRGQVLPATLTDVNLWAELSDGRRIEGESSITEAGGSIVNIGCTPANPPALPRVVQAIREADLIIIGPGSLYTSVIPNLLVPEIAEAIASRQVPRIYVCNIMTQAGETEGYTVSDHIQAIDKACGRALFSAVLVQRKVPTAQALIRYAQEKSYPVFLDREAVGLLGRRIVVANVMEEDKETGYVRHDPHELARVLLRWYSRVQGL; encoded by the coding sequence ATGTCAATCGGTCTATTTAAACAAGCTCTACACGCCCTGAACCTGGAATCACGAGGTCGCACTCAAACTCGAGTTGGCCAGTGGTTTAAATGGTTGTCCCCCGGATTGTTTGTCAAACGCTGGCTGCTGCTAAGCGCTGGAGGCGTTTTGCTCACCAGTCTCGGTTTAGCGATCTGGATTAAGCTGACCCCGATTTTTTATTTGATTCAACTGACTCAGAGTGTGCTGGAGTACCTCGCAGCCATTGTCCCTAACTATATTAGCGGGCCGCTTGTCTTGGGCTGTGGCCTGCTGTTGATTTTTTGGGGGCAAACCCGGACAGTTGGTTCAATTACGAAGGCGCTGATGCCGGCGGGGGATGAAGAACTGGTCGATCTGCTATTGACGCACCGCAAGTTGCACCGGGGGCCAAAAATTGTGGCCATTGGCGGAGGCACCGGCCTTTCCAGTTTGCTTAGGGGACTAAAAAAGTATAGCGCTAACATTACTGCAGTTGTCACTGTGGCGGATGATGGCGGATCTTCTGGCCGGCTGCGTCGCGAAATTGGGGTGCTGCCGCCTGGAGATATTCGCAATTGTTTGGCAGCGCTGGCAGACGAGGAAAAGCTGTTAACCGAACTGTTTCAATATCGCTTTCGTGCCGGCCAGGGTCTGATTGGCCATAGTTTCGGCAACTTGTTCCTGACGGCGATGAGTGATATTGCCGGCGATCTCGAACAGGCGATCGCCGCGAGTTCTAAAGTTCTGGCGGTGCGGGGGCAGGTTTTACCGGCTACCCTAACCGATGTTAACCTCTGGGCTGAATTATCAGATGGTCGTCGCATTGAGGGCGAGTCTAGCATCACTGAAGCTGGGGGCAGTATTGTCAACATTGGCTGTACGCCGGCTAATCCTCCGGCTTTGCCGAGAGTGGTGCAAGCCATTCGCGAAGCTGATTTGATTATTATTGGGCCAGGTAGTCTCTACACCAGTGTGATTCCCAATCTTTTAGTACCGGAAATTGCTGAAGCCATTGCCAGCCGGCAAGTCCCTCGCATCTATGTTTGCAATATCATGACTCAAGCCGGTGAAACCGAAGGCTATACGGTTTCTGACCATATCCAAGCAATTGATAAAGCTTGTGGTCGGGCGTTGTTTAGCGCGGTTTTAGTTCAGCGAAAAGTTCCGACTGCCCAAGCCTTGATCCGCTATGCCCAAGAAAAATCCTATCCCGTTTTTCTGGATCGAGAAGCTGTGGGACTATTGGGCCGGCGCATTGTCGTGGCGAATGTGATGGAGGAAGATAAGGAAACAGGTTATGTGCGCCATGATCCTCACGAGTTGGCACGAGTGTTGCTCCGATGGTACAGCCGCGTTCAAGGTTTGTAA
- the tsaE gene encoding tRNA (adenosine(37)-N6)-threonylcarbamoyltransferase complex ATPase subunit type 1 TsaE, translated as MVEPITVSLANAAATHSLGRTLGQALSAGSVILLEGDLGAGKTTLVQGLAEGLGITDAVVSPTFTLINEYHEGRLPLYHLDLYRLEPAEVATLYLETYWEGIEMPAGIVAIEWAERLPYLPPSYLKIHLTYQAESGRQVELMPVGGFDIPERLHQFQQH; from the coding sequence ATGGTAGAGCCAATTACAGTTTCTCTAGCAAATGCGGCGGCGACTCATTCTCTCGGTAGGACATTGGGGCAAGCGCTATCGGCAGGCAGCGTAATTTTATTAGAAGGGGATTTGGGTGCCGGTAAAACCACGTTAGTGCAAGGACTTGCTGAAGGTTTGGGAATTACCGATGCCGTTGTCAGCCCCACTTTCACGTTGATTAATGAATATCATGAAGGACGTTTGCCTTTATATCATTTAGATTTGTACCGATTGGAGCCGGCAGAAGTTGCAACACTTTATCTTGAAACTTATTGGGAAGGAATAGAAATGCCGGCAGGAATTGTCGCCATTGAATGGGCGGAACGGCTACCCTATTTACCCCCTAGCTATTTGAAAATTCATCTAACCTATCAAGCTGAAAGTGGCCGTCAAGTTGAGCTGATGCCGGTGGGTGGGTTTGATATCCCTGAGAGGTTGCATCAATTTCAACAGCACTGA
- the lepB gene encoding signal peptidase I: MTRVQNSATESNSPQNLENPWVEAIKTIGLSVVLAFGIRAFVAEARYIPSGSMEPTLLINDRLIVDKLSYKFQSPQRGDIVVFDPTETLQKQNFHDAFIKRVIGLPGDKVEVKGGRVYINDKPLREKYIADEPNYQYGPVNVPESEYLVLGDNRNNSYDSHYWGFVPRDKVIGRAVVRFWPPNRVGELSQQPVYPATQEEPAKQQLQPSEQN, translated from the coding sequence ATGACCCGTGTGCAAAATTCTGCAACCGAATCGAATTCCCCACAAAATCTTGAAAATCCGTGGGTAGAGGCAATTAAAACGATTGGCTTAAGTGTCGTTTTGGCCTTTGGAATTCGGGCCTTCGTCGCCGAAGCTCGTTACATTCCCTCCGGTTCGATGGAACCGACTCTTCTGATTAATGATCGCTTGATTGTGGATAAGTTGAGTTATAAGTTCCAAAGTCCCCAGCGGGGAGACATTGTGGTATTTGACCCGACTGAAACGCTACAGAAGCAAAATTTCCACGATGCGTTCATTAAACGGGTGATCGGTCTGCCGGGGGACAAGGTGGAGGTCAAGGGGGGACGCGTTTACATCAACGATAAACCGTTACGTGAGAAATATATCGCGGATGAACCTAACTACCAATACGGCCCGGTCAATGTACCGGAGAGTGAGTATTTAGTCCTGGGAGATAACCGCAATAATAGCTATGACAGCCACTACTGGGGCTTTGTCCCCCGCGACAAAGTCATTGGCCGCGCAGTTGTTCGCTTCTGGCCACCTAATCGCGTTGGGGAACTGTCTCAGCAGCCGGTTTATCCTGCGACTCAGGAAGAACCGGCAAAACAGCAATTGCAGCCGTCAGAACAGAATTAA
- a CDS encoding dihydroorotase has product MNSELLQQVRVLDPLTNTDQIADVLIADGVIQQIAPQISDYPDSTQLRDCQGLVVGPGLVDLYSHSGEPGFEERETLESLMKAASAGGFTRVAILPDTKPPVDNPAGLAFLQRNTKVRENPQFPTLYFWGALTTGIQGQQMTEVAELAASGVVGFADGQPLQNLALLRRLLEYLQPLGKPVAIWPCDRHLAGSGVMREGPDSIRFGLAGNPAISETAALAALLELVEATGTAVHIMRVSTARSVQLIQDAKTRGLPVTASTPWTHSILDTSSLSSYNPSLHIEPPLGNPADRTALEQAVREGVIDAIAIDHTPYTYEEKTVAFGESPAGTIGLELALPLLWHTLVETGTWTALELWRALSTQPALCLQQKPATLAAGQPAEIILFDPQQTWTPDVHTLHSRSANTPWLGRQLSGRVLQTWNP; this is encoded by the coding sequence ATGAATAGCGAATTACTGCAACAAGTCCGGGTGCTCGATCCACTTACCAATACCGATCAGATTGCGGATGTTCTGATCGCAGATGGTGTGATTCAACAAATCGCCCCCCAAATTTCTGATTATCCAGACAGCACACAACTGCGAGATTGTCAAGGGCTAGTGGTCGGGCCAGGATTGGTAGACCTTTACAGCCACAGCGGTGAACCGGGATTTGAAGAACGGGAAACCCTGGAATCTTTAATGAAGGCGGCATCTGCCGGCGGATTTACTAGGGTCGCCATTTTGCCCGATACTAAGCCGCCGGTGGATAATCCTGCCGGCTTGGCTTTCTTGCAGCGAAACACAAAAGTCAGAGAAAACCCCCAATTCCCCACTCTCTACTTCTGGGGTGCCCTCACCACCGGCATCCAAGGTCAGCAGATGACAGAAGTGGCGGAATTAGCCGCATCTGGGGTTGTGGGCTTTGCAGATGGCCAGCCGCTCCAAAATCTGGCCCTACTGCGCCGGCTGTTGGAATACCTGCAACCGCTCGGCAAGCCGGTTGCCATCTGGCCCTGCGACCGGCATCTGGCCGGCTCCGGCGTTATGCGAGAAGGGCCGGATTCGATTCGCTTTGGGTTGGCCGGCAATCCCGCCATCTCTGAAACTGCCGCCCTCGCTGCTTTGTTAGAACTCGTAGAAGCCACCGGCACTGCGGTTCATATCATGCGAGTGTCCACCGCACGCAGTGTCCAGCTGATTCAAGATGCTAAAACCCGTGGGTTGCCGGTGACGGCGAGTACCCCTTGGACGCATTCAATTCTTGACACAAGCTCACTGAGCAGCTACAACCCTAGCCTTCATATCGAGCCTCCCTTGGGCAACCCAGCGGATCGAACCGCACTAGAGCAGGCTGTGCGGGAGGGCGTCATCGATGCGATCGCGATTGATCATACTCCCTACACCTATGAAGAAAAGACGGTTGCCTTTGGGGAATCTCCTGCCGGCACCATTGGTCTAGAACTCGCCTTGCCGCTACTGTGGCACACGCTGGTAGAAACCGGCACCTGGACAGCCCTAGAACTGTGGCGGGCTTTAAGTACCCAGCCGGCCCTATGTTTACAGCAAAAACCGGCAACCTTGGCTGCCGGTCAACCTGCGGAAATCATTCTTTTTGATCCGCAGCAAACTTGGACGCCTGACGTGCACACTCTCCATTCCCGATCTGCGAATACCCCTTGGTTGGGCCGGCAGTTAAGCGGGCGGGTTCTGCAAACCTGGAACCCTTAA
- a CDS encoding histidine phosphatase family protein, producing the protein MTTRVILLRHGQSSFNKERRIQGRLDKSILTEQGRATARQVGEALSGLTFDAIYSSPLQRAKETATVLLSVLETEANHPSLQVSQNLMEIDLPAWEGMLRQEAIEKFPQDYDCWQTRPDTLRMVVSDAAGEREHFPVLAIYEQARQFWQELLSNHANGTVLVVGHNGINRALISTALGIPPSSYHSVQQSNCGISVLNFGTIVGPATELQSVQMESMNLTSHVGEIFPKPREGHQGCRLLLVRHGETEWNRQSRFQGQIDVPLNDNGRVQAQKASEFLKDVPIDFAVTSPMLRPKETAEIILKAHPDVKLQLHDGMKEISHGLWEGKFESEIEGEFPGLLQQWKDTPEIVQMPEGENLQQVWDRAIDAWDSIVKSAPAGTTGLVVGHDAINKAILCHLFNLGPEHFWNFKQGNGAVTVIDYPKGADGPPVLQAMNITTHLSGGVLDKTAAGAL; encoded by the coding sequence CTGACCACTCGCGTTATATTACTTCGTCACGGCCAAAGCAGCTTTAACAAAGAGCGCCGAATTCAAGGCCGGCTTGATAAATCGATTTTGACAGAACAAGGCCGTGCTACAGCCCGTCAAGTGGGTGAAGCCCTGAGTGGCCTTACTTTTGACGCTATCTACTCCAGTCCCTTGCAACGGGCGAAAGAAACCGCCACCGTCCTGCTTTCTGTTTTGGAAACCGAGGCCAACCATCCCTCCTTACAGGTATCGCAGAACCTGATGGAAATCGATCTGCCGGCGTGGGAAGGGATGCTGCGCCAAGAGGCGATTGAAAAATTCCCCCAAGACTACGACTGCTGGCAAACTCGCCCCGACACGCTGCGAATGGTCGTTTCAGATGCAGCCGGCGAACGAGAGCATTTTCCCGTATTGGCGATTTATGAACAAGCGCGGCAGTTTTGGCAGGAACTCCTCTCAAATCATGCCAATGGCACCGTTCTCGTCGTGGGGCACAATGGCATCAACCGCGCCTTAATCAGCACCGCACTAGGCATTCCCCCCTCTTCTTACCATTCCGTCCAGCAGTCGAATTGTGGCATTAGCGTCCTCAATTTCGGCACCATTGTCGGGCCGGCCACTGAGCTACAATCGGTGCAGATGGAATCGATGAATCTCACCTCTCATGTGGGAGAAATTTTTCCCAAACCCAGAGAGGGCCATCAGGGATGCCGGCTGTTATTGGTGCGCCACGGAGAAACCGAGTGGAACCGCCAAAGCCGGTTTCAAGGGCAAATTGATGTACCACTCAACGATAACGGCAGAGTGCAAGCCCAAAAAGCCAGCGAGTTTCTGAAAGACGTTCCCATCGATTTTGCCGTTACCAGCCCCATGCTGCGCCCCAAGGAAACCGCTGAAATTATTCTCAAAGCTCACCCAGATGTGAAACTGCAACTTCACGATGGGATGAAAGAAATCAGTCACGGACTTTGGGAAGGGAAATTTGAATCAGAAATCGAGGGAGAATTCCCCGGTTTGTTGCAACAGTGGAAGGACACCCCAGAAATTGTGCAAATGCCAGAAGGGGAAAACTTGCAGCAGGTGTGGGATCGCGCAATTGACGCTTGGGATTCTATCGTCAAATCCGCCCCTGCCGGCACCACAGGTCTGGTTGTGGGCCACGATGCCATCAATAAAGCCATCCTCTGCCACCTGTTTAATTTAGGCCCAGAACACTTCTGGAACTTCAAACAAGGCAACGGGGCGGTTACCGTTATCGATTATCCCAAAGGCGCAGACGGCCCGCCGGTGCTGCAAGCCATGAATATTACCACTCACCTGTCGGGTGGAGTGCTTGACAAAACAGCAGCAGGAGCGTTGTAG